One segment of Dolichospermum sp. DET69 DNA contains the following:
- a CDS encoding lysophospholipase, whose translation MIYHSDAIASRKEGKFLGVGGLDLYYQSWHPGGEVKGILAIVHGLGGHSGLYKTIVENLLPKEYAIYGFDLRGHGRSEGQRGYINTWAEFRDDLQTFLNLIRQQQPGCPIFLFGHSLGGVIALDYTLRYVQDKSALSGVIAFAPSIGKVGVPLSRVVLGKLLSQVWPRFSLNIGLDFSAGSRDQKILDSYTQDKLRHTLATARLSTEFFATVDWIHTHAEKWQVPLLILHGSADRIALPAGSEIFYQNVIYPDKLRIEYPGGYHDLHYDINYLQVITDLSNWMDQHLASVVVPVINNNSVVYD comes from the coding sequence TACCAAAGCTGGCATCCTGGAGGTGAAGTCAAAGGCATCTTAGCCATTGTCCATGGACTTGGAGGACACAGCGGACTTTACAAGACTATAGTTGAGAATTTGTTACCGAAAGAATATGCTATCTATGGCTTTGATTTACGCGGTCACGGACGTTCAGAAGGTCAAAGAGGTTACATTAATACCTGGGCTGAATTTCGTGATGACTTACAAACTTTCCTCAATTTGATTCGACAACAACAACCAGGATGTCCAATTTTTCTATTTGGGCATAGTTTGGGGGGAGTAATTGCATTAGATTATACTCTCCGTTATGTGCAAGATAAATCTGCGTTGTCAGGTGTGATTGCTTTTGCACCTAGCATTGGTAAGGTGGGAGTACCCCTGAGTCGCGTAGTTTTAGGTAAGTTACTCTCCCAAGTGTGGCCGCGTTTTTCCTTGAATATTGGCTTGGATTTCAGCGCGGGTTCACGAGATCAGAAAATTTTAGATTCCTATACTCAAGATAAATTACGCCATACTCTCGCTACTGCTAGATTATCTACAGAGTTCTTTGCTACAGTGGATTGGATTCATACTCATGCTGAAAAATGGCAAGTACCTTTATTAATTTTACATGGTAGTGCTGATAGAATCGCTTTACCAGCAGGAAGTGAAATTTTTTATCAAAATGTTATCTATCCAGATAAGTTAAGAATTGAATACCCTGGCGGCTATCATGATTTACACTATGATATTAATTATCTTCAGGTAATCACTGATTTAAGTAATTGGATGGATCAACATCTCGCTAGTGTGGTAGTACCAGTAATCAATAATAATTCAGTTGTTTACGATTAA
- a CDS encoding cytochrome P450: MSNLKLPDGPKTHPWIQTYQWLKDPLGYMEECTEKYGDIFTLRIGPVFKPQVFISNPQAIQQIFTTDTKQLDSGAPAGIQAGLLGKKSLLALEGKPHQRQRKLLMPPLHGERMLSYGDLIREITQEVTNKWQIGEPFNILSSMQEISFEVILKAVFGLREGSRYQELKKLLLKILNPKQPFVRGLLLVFPLLQKDLGAWSPWGKFLRLTDQINKLIYTEIKERQENPDPSRTDILSLMMATKDEEGQPMTDVELRDELMTLLVAGHETTATSLTWALYWIHHLPQVREKLLQELDNLGQQPDANEIFKLPYLNVVCSETLRMYPVAMLALNRLVKSPLEVMGYNLEPGNLVVPCIYLTHHREDLYPDSKQFKPERFLERQFSTSEFLPFGGGNRRCIGMALALFEMKLVLATVLSQWEMELADTEPVKPARKGALLGTGGGVKMVVKGRREQNQRVFETSVR; this comes from the coding sequence ATGTCTAATTTAAAACTACCTGATGGACCAAAAACTCATCCTTGGATACAGACATACCAATGGTTAAAAGATCCTTTAGGATATATGGAAGAATGTACTGAAAAATACGGTGATATTTTCACTTTAAGAATTGGTCCCGTATTTAAACCACAAGTATTCATTAGCAATCCCCAAGCAATTCAACAAATTTTCACCACTGACACCAAACAATTAGATTCTGGTGCGCCAGCAGGTATTCAAGCAGGGTTGTTAGGAAAAAAATCTCTATTAGCACTAGAAGGGAAGCCACACCAACGCCAACGCAAGTTGTTAATGCCACCCTTGCATGGGGAGAGAATGCTGTCTTATGGTGATTTAATCCGGGAAATTACACAAGAAGTTACTAACAAATGGCAGATTGGAGAACCATTTAATATCCTATCTTCCATGCAAGAAATTTCTTTTGAGGTGATTTTAAAAGCTGTATTTGGTTTACGAGAAGGTTCACGTTATCAAGAACTGAAGAAACTGCTACTAAAAATACTTAATCCTAAACAACCTTTTGTGAGAGGACTGTTATTAGTTTTTCCATTATTACAAAAAGATTTAGGTGCGTGGAGTCCTTGGGGAAAATTCCTCCGCTTAACAGATCAAATTAATAAACTAATCTATACAGAAATTAAGGAACGTCAGGAAAATCCAGATCCATCTCGGACTGATATTTTGTCTTTGATGATGGCTACTAAGGATGAAGAAGGTCAACCCATGACTGATGTTGAATTACGAGATGAGTTAATGACTCTATTGGTAGCTGGTCATGAAACTACTGCAACTTCTTTAACTTGGGCGCTTTACTGGATTCACCATTTACCACAGGTACGAGAAAAACTATTGCAAGAATTGGATAATTTGGGTCAACAACCTGATGCTAATGAAATTTTCAAATTACCTTATTTAAATGTTGTTTGTTCAGAAACATTGCGGATGTATCCAGTGGCTATGTTAGCTTTAAATAGATTGGTAAAATCACCATTGGAAGTCATGGGTTATAATTTAGAACCTGGAAATTTGGTAGTTCCTTGTATTTATTTAACCCATCATCGAGAAGATTTATATCCTGATTCTAAACAGTTTAAACCTGAGCGTTTTTTAGAACGTCAATTTAGCACTTCTGAGTTTTTACCTTTTGGTGGTGGAAATCGTCGCTGTATTGGTATGGCTTTGGCGCTGTTTGAGATGAAGTTGGTTTTAGCAACTGTCTTGTCTCAATGGGAGATGGAATTGGCTGATACTGAACCTGTAAAACCAGCACGGAAGGGGGCTTTATTGGGTACTGGTGGCGGTGTGAAGATGGTTGTAAAGGGGAGAAGAGAGCAAAATCAGCGGGTTTTTGAAACTAGCGTTAGATAA
- a CDS encoding glycosyltransferase, with the protein MTHFGILCPAAIGHLNPMFVLGRELKRRGHRVTLFHIPDVQSKVNNAGLDFWKIGEVEFPAGTLEPMYKQLGELSGIPALNFTISWLEKETKMLFSEAPTAISKAGIEMLLVDQVTTGGGTIADFLKIPFVTVCNALLINREPGVPPYFTNWDYNTEWWSPWRNRAGNFLLNRLSQKIWNLVISQRRKWNLPAYTHRDEAAGKLAQICQLPAEFDFPRVGLPKTFHYTGPLQDPSGLEPLSLSPIPFPFEKLNGKPLIYAALGTLQNRKQEIFQIIAEASIGLDVQLVISLGQPEIKESNFNLPGSPLVVPYAPQQKLISESVLTITHGGMNAVLGALSSGVPLVAIPITNEQPGIASRIAYTGAGEFLPLSGLNVTSLQQTIKQVLTESSYKQNALRLKEAISKAGGVNYAADIIEKVIYAGEPILSNLI; encoded by the coding sequence TATTCTTTGCCCAGCCGCAATCGGTCATCTCAACCCAATGTTTGTTTTGGGAAGAGAATTAAAACGGCGCGGTCATCGTGTTACATTATTTCACATACCCGATGTTCAATCTAAGGTTAATAATGCTGGATTAGATTTTTGGAAAATAGGAGAAGTTGAATTTCCTGCTGGAACATTAGAACCAATGTATAAACAGTTAGGAGAGTTAAGCGGAATCCCAGCATTAAATTTCACAATAAGCTGGCTAGAAAAGGAAACAAAGATGCTTTTTAGTGAAGCACCTACAGCAATATCAAAAGCTGGAATAGAGATGTTATTAGTAGATCAAGTAACAACTGGAGGGGGAACTATTGCCGACTTCCTCAAAATACCTTTTGTGACCGTATGTAATGCTCTTCTAATTAATAGAGAACCCGGAGTTCCACCTTACTTTACAAATTGGGATTATAACACGGAATGGTGGTCTCCTTGGCGAAACCGTGCAGGTAATTTTTTACTCAATCGCTTATCACAAAAAATCTGGAACTTAGTAATATCTCAACGTCGTAAATGGAATTTGCCAGCTTATACACATCGTGATGAGGCTGCTGGAAAACTAGCTCAGATATGCCAGCTACCTGCTGAATTTGACTTTCCGCGAGTAGGTTTACCTAAGACATTTCATTATACTGGTCCATTGCAAGACCCATCAGGATTAGAACCTCTTTCATTATCACCAATACCTTTCCCTTTTGAAAAATTGAATGGTAAACCATTGATTTACGCTGCATTGGGTACTTTACAAAACCGCAAACAGGAAATTTTTCAAATTATTGCCGAAGCATCTATAGGATTGGATGTACAACTTGTGATTTCTTTAGGTCAACCAGAAATAAAAGAATCAAATTTTAACCTACCAGGTTCACCTTTAGTCGTACCTTATGCTCCTCAACAGAAGTTGATTTCGGAATCTGTACTCACTATTACTCATGGTGGTATGAATGCAGTTTTAGGAGCTTTGAGTAGTGGAGTTCCCCTGGTAGCGATTCCGATTACTAATGAACAGCCAGGAATTGCTTCTCGGATAGCTTATACAGGTGCTGGCGAATTTTTACCCTTGTCTGGCTTAAATGTTACGAGTTTACAACAAACAATTAAACAGGTGTTAACAGAATCCTCTTACAAACAAAATGCACTGAGGCTAAAAGAGGCAATTTCTAAGGCTGGGGGTGTGAATTACGCCGCTGATATTATTGAAAAAGTAATATATGCTGGTGAGCCGATTCTATCTAATCTAATCTAA
- a CDS encoding TIGR01548 family HAD-type hydrolase translates to MTESTKPIVVFDIDGVIRDVSGSYRRALSDTVEYFTTQAYRPTPTDIDNLKSEGIWNNDWEASQELIYRHFVSQGQQREQLQLDYENIVTYFQSRYRGTDTENWNGYICDEPLLAQPSYFQELTKSGIAWGFFSGATRLSANYVLEKRLGLDSPILIAMEDAPGKPDPTGLFATINILENGSNQKQTVVYVGDTVADMHTVEKAKAVDNSRTWLGVGVLPPHVQEIAEVREAYTQKLIQAGANIVFNNVQELTIKTIAKLEA, encoded by the coding sequence ATGACCGAAAGCACAAAACCGATAGTTGTATTTGATATAGACGGGGTTATCCGTGACGTTAGTGGCTCATATCGTCGCGCTTTATCCGATACTGTGGAATATTTTACCACTCAAGCCTATCGTCCCACACCAACAGACATTGATAATCTCAAATCTGAAGGAATTTGGAATAACGATTGGGAAGCTTCCCAAGAATTAATTTACCGCCATTTTGTTAGTCAAGGACAGCAGCGGGAACAACTACAATTAGATTATGAAAATATTGTTACTTATTTTCAAAGCCGTTATCGGGGTACAGATACCGAAAATTGGAATGGCTATATTTGTGATGAACCTTTATTAGCACAGCCTAGTTATTTTCAAGAATTAACAAAATCTGGTATTGCTTGGGGTTTTTTCAGTGGTGCTACTCGCTTGAGTGCTAACTACGTTTTAGAAAAACGTTTAGGTTTAGATTCTCCTATCTTAATTGCTATGGAAGACGCACCTGGTAAACCTGATCCTACAGGACTTTTTGCTACTATTAACATTTTAGAAAATGGTAGTAATCAAAAACAAACAGTTGTCTATGTGGGTGATACTGTAGCAGATATGCACACTGTGGAAAAAGCCAAAGCTGTAGATAATTCTCGGACTTGGTTAGGTGTTGGGGTATTGCCTCCCCACGTTCAGGAAATAGCAGAAGTCCGGGAAGCTTATACCCAAAAGCTGATCCAAGCTGGGGCAAATATAGTGTTTAATAATGTGCAGGAATTAACAATTAAGACGATTGCCAAATTAGAAGCGTAA
- a CDS encoding DNA-directed RNA polymerase subunit omega → MLKRSKFETTQSQIMHRSEELISAASNRYRITVQVANRAKRRRYEDFENNEDSIMKPVLRAIIEMSDELNQPEIIGEL, encoded by the coding sequence ATGCTTAAGCGTTCTAAATTCGAGACTACGCAGTCTCAAATCATGCACCGTTCAGAAGAACTAATTAGTGCTGCGTCAAATCGCTATCGCATTACGGTGCAGGTTGCAAATCGTGCCAAACGGCGACGTTATGAAGATTTTGAAAATAACGAAGATTCCATCATGAAGCCTGTACTCAGAGCAATTATTGAAATGTCTGACGAATTAAATCAGCCAGAAATTATCGGCGAATTATAA